A genomic region of Porticoccaceae bacterium LTM1 contains the following coding sequences:
- a CDS encoding carbon-nitrogen hydrolase family protein, whose translation MTVTVAAVQMCSGKQLEENLQRAAQLVAEAVEQGARLVVLPENFAYYGSKNLQEIAQQERTPHGPARQFMAELAASQGVWLVGGTIPVADADFQKGFASCFVYDDTGEEVARYNKIHLFDVDVGDTHNRYRESDDYMHGAKPVVLETPFGKIGLSVCYDLRFAELYRELAERGAEIIVVPSAFTATTGEAHWQLLLRARAVENQCFVIGANMGERDHPRKPTWGESMIVHPWGKVLNALEGGEGVVCAEIDLAEIAHLKSRMPIASHRRL comes from the coding sequence ATGACTGTTACCGTCGCCGCCGTACAGATGTGCAGTGGAAAACAGCTGGAAGAGAACCTGCAGCGCGCCGCACAATTGGTGGCTGAAGCCGTAGAACAAGGTGCCAGGTTAGTGGTGCTTCCGGAAAATTTTGCCTATTACGGCAGTAAAAACTTGCAGGAAATAGCTCAACAGGAACGTACCCCTCACGGCCCGGCAAGGCAGTTCATGGCAGAATTGGCGGCGAGCCAGGGCGTCTGGTTAGTGGGTGGAACCATACCGGTGGCGGATGCGGATTTCCAAAAAGGCTTCGCCAGCTGCTTTGTTTATGACGATACAGGTGAAGAGGTTGCTCGCTACAACAAAATTCACCTGTTCGACGTGGATGTAGGTGACACCCACAATCGTTACCGAGAGTCCGACGACTATATGCATGGTGCCAAACCAGTGGTGCTCGAAACCCCATTCGGTAAAATTGGTTTGTCTGTCTGCTACGACCTGCGCTTTGCTGAGTTGTATCGCGAATTGGCTGAGCGTGGTGCGGAAATTATCGTAGTTCCATCAGCGTTCACTGCCACCACAGGTGAAGCCCATTGGCAGTTGCTGTTACGAGCCCGTGCAGTGGAAAACCAGTGTTTTGTCATCGGTGCCAATATGGGAGAGCGTGATCATCCTCGCAAACCCACTTGGGGAGAATCGATGATTGTTCATCCCTGGGGCAAAGTCCTGAACGCTCTGGAGGGTGGTGAAGGTGTAGTTTGTGCGGAAATCGACCTCGCTGAAATCGCCCACCTCAAATCCCGCATGCCGATCGCCAGCCATCGCCGGCTTTAA
- a CDS encoding (2Fe-2S)-binding protein, giving the protein MAVELNINGQVKTLEVSPDTPLLWVIRDHLNMTGTKFGCGMSLCGACTVQMNGQAIRSCTMPVSAAQGQAITTIEGVESKAAKAVQQAWEEHAVPQCGYCQSGQIMSASALLQSNPNPSDDEIDSAMSGNICRCATYMRIKTAIKDAAKKLG; this is encoded by the coding sequence ATGGCGGTAGAGCTAAATATTAATGGTCAGGTTAAAACCCTGGAGGTGTCCCCGGATACTCCATTACTCTGGGTGATCCGCGATCACCTCAATATGACCGGCACCAAATTCGGTTGTGGTATGTCGTTGTGCGGAGCTTGCACCGTGCAGATGAATGGCCAGGCGATTCGATCCTGCACCATGCCGGTGTCGGCAGCTCAGGGACAGGCCATCACCACTATTGAGGGGGTAGAGAGCAAGGCTGCCAAAGCGGTGCAGCAAGCTTGGGAGGAGCATGCGGTACCCCAGTGCGGTTACTGCCAGTCCGGTCAGATTATGTCCGCCTCTGCGCTGTTGCAAAGCAACCCCAATCCCAGCGATGACGAAATCGACAGTGCCATGTCCGGCAATATCTGTCGCTGTGCTACCTACATGCGTATCAAAACCGCCATCAAAGATGCCGCCAAAAAACTGGGTTAG
- a CDS encoding xanthine dehydrogenase family protein molybdopterin-binding subunit, with translation MSEVMQTISRRSFLKLSSTAGAGLALGVHLSLSGCSENKEPSKVTPEGTEFSANAFVRIDPDNTVHLVMKHFEMGQGTFTGLATLIAEELDASWDQVVCESAPADGTRYNNLSWGPVQGTGGSSAMNNAFMQMRRAGAAARKMMVDAAAGHWGVPAEEIAVTNGVVSHTGSGNKATFGELTGLAALMPVPGDDSLTLKQPEDFKLIGTKLPRKDKGKTDGTAKFTQDVQLPGMLTAVVAHPPKFGATVKSVDGSQARSMAGVTDVVTISSGVAVVASDYWTAKSARDALKIDWDESNAFTQSSDEIMASYRAMADKNGEVGRSDGDAKKALKQAEEVIESSYEFPYLAHAAMEPMNCVAQVTDEGCELWNADQIPTLDQGGIAVMLGIQPDKVKINTLYAGGSFGRRANPKSDYVLEAVEIARSQKGTPVKMVWSREDDTRAGYFRPMYFHKIRGALDDKGMPLAWYQTVVGQPVLKGTPFHQGGIDQTSVEGASTLPYQMPNLQVELHTVTLPVTVQWWRSVGHTHTAYSTETFIDELAAKAGRDPVEYRSELLQNHPRHLGVLKLAAEKADWGKPLPKGWGRGIAVHESFKSFVAQVAEVSVDDSGNYRVERVVCAVDCGVAINPDVIAAQMEGGIGYGLSPVMVSEITLDKGQVAQSNFHDYQVLRFNQMPKVEVHIVPSTEPPTGVGEPGTPPIAPAVANALSAVTGKRYYKLPITKA, from the coding sequence ATGAGCGAAGTAATGCAAACCATCAGCCGTCGCAGTTTTTTGAAGCTCTCATCCACCGCTGGTGCCGGATTGGCACTGGGGGTGCACCTGTCACTCAGTGGCTGTTCGGAAAACAAGGAGCCGAGCAAGGTCACCCCTGAAGGCACCGAGTTTTCCGCCAATGCTTTTGTGCGCATCGACCCTGACAACACCGTTCATTTGGTAATGAAACATTTCGAAATGGGGCAGGGCACCTTTACCGGCCTTGCAACCCTGATTGCCGAAGAGCTGGATGCCAGCTGGGACCAAGTGGTGTGTGAAAGCGCCCCGGCCGATGGCACACGCTACAACAACCTGAGCTGGGGGCCTGTCCAAGGTACCGGTGGCAGCTCGGCAATGAACAACGCCTTTATGCAAATGCGTCGTGCCGGAGCGGCTGCTCGAAAAATGATGGTAGACGCCGCTGCTGGCCATTGGGGGGTGCCCGCCGAAGAGATTGCAGTGACCAACGGTGTTGTCAGTCACACCGGTTCTGGCAACAAGGCCACCTTTGGTGAGCTGACCGGGCTGGCAGCACTGATGCCGGTACCCGGCGATGACAGCCTCACCCTCAAACAGCCGGAAGACTTCAAACTGATAGGCACCAAACTGCCGCGAAAAGATAAGGGCAAGACCGATGGGACGGCCAAGTTCACTCAGGACGTTCAATTACCGGGCATGCTGACAGCAGTCGTTGCTCATCCACCCAAATTCGGTGCAACGGTTAAAAGCGTCGACGGCAGCCAGGCACGTTCGATGGCTGGTGTGACTGATGTCGTGACCATCTCTTCCGGTGTGGCTGTGGTAGCCAGCGATTACTGGACTGCTAAATCAGCGCGCGATGCCTTAAAGATTGATTGGGACGAGAGCAACGCATTTACCCAGAGTTCAGATGAGATCATGGCCAGCTATCGCGCCATGGCGGACAAAAACGGTGAAGTAGGCCGTTCCGATGGTGACGCCAAAAAGGCGCTTAAGCAGGCAGAGGAAGTCATCGAAAGCAGTTACGAATTTCCCTATCTAGCCCATGCCGCCATGGAGCCGATGAACTGTGTCGCTCAGGTAACCGATGAGGGTTGCGAGCTGTGGAATGCTGATCAGATTCCTACCCTCGACCAGGGGGGCATCGCCGTGATGCTGGGCATTCAGCCGGACAAGGTGAAAATAAACACTTTATACGCCGGTGGCAGCTTTGGTCGCCGCGCCAACCCCAAGTCTGATTATGTATTGGAAGCGGTGGAAATTGCCCGCAGCCAAAAAGGCACGCCAGTGAAAATGGTTTGGTCGCGGGAAGATGATACTCGCGCGGGGTATTTCCGGCCGATGTACTTCCACAAAATTCGTGGGGCACTGGATGACAAAGGCATGCCGTTGGCTTGGTACCAGACCGTTGTCGGCCAGCCAGTACTCAAGGGGACTCCGTTCCATCAGGGGGGCATTGACCAGACATCGGTAGAGGGAGCATCAACCCTGCCTTACCAGATGCCGAATCTGCAGGTCGAATTACACACTGTCACGCTGCCAGTGACAGTGCAGTGGTGGCGATCAGTGGGCCATACCCACACCGCTTACAGTACAGAAACATTTATCGACGAGCTTGCTGCAAAAGCCGGGCGAGACCCGGTGGAGTATCGTAGCGAATTGCTGCAAAACCACCCGCGTCACCTTGGTGTACTGAAATTGGCTGCGGAAAAAGCCGATTGGGGTAAGCCACTGCCAAAGGGGTGGGGACGTGGCATTGCCGTGCATGAATCCTTTAAATCCTTCGTGGCCCAGGTCGCCGAAGTATCAGTAGACGACAGCGGTAACTATCGTGTTGAACGTGTCGTGTGCGCAGTTGATTGCGGTGTTGCAATTAATCCTGACGTAATTGCTGCGCAGATGGAGGGTGGAATTGGCTACGGCCTGTCACCGGTTATGGTAAGTGAAATCACACTGGATAAAGGCCAGGTAGCCCAATCCAACTTCCACGATTACCAAGTGCTGCGTTTTAACCAGATGCCAAAAGTTGAAGTGCATATAGTGCCCTCCACCGAGCCACCAACCGGTGTCGGTGAGCCGGGTACACCGCCCATTGCGCCGGCAGTGGCTAATGCACTCAGTGCGGTAACCGGAAAGCGCTATTACAAGTTGCCAATTACTAAAGCGTAA
- a CDS encoding XdhC family protein, with the protein MANQLSSLLQQWYSNRDNTEWVLGTVYKTEGPCYRKAGAMMLFNGLGQQFGLLSGGCLESDIQQHARRVMQTGKAMTLCYDGSDEDDLSFQLGIGCGGTVYILLQPVTAENNYLELSALYEALLARQSGTYLQRVSESDGVVASSFNHDPVMGNTVTLIEKKDGQWLRTPINPDPHLLIVGGGVDARPLARLAHELGWMVSLCDPRPANARRDFFPTVDHIVRDFELLEEFANSQRVDAAVLMAHHVTMDAEGLKKLQTVNLKYLAMLGPLSRQEKVLNAADLNLEDLRTPIAGPAGLNLGGELPESIALSILAECHARLFNRDAHSLSGVLTQ; encoded by the coding sequence ATGGCAAACCAACTTTCCAGCTTGTTGCAACAGTGGTATTCAAATCGGGATAACACCGAGTGGGTGCTCGGTACCGTGTATAAAACAGAAGGCCCCTGCTATCGAAAAGCGGGTGCAATGATGCTTTTTAATGGTCTGGGTCAGCAGTTTGGCCTTCTCAGCGGCGGATGCCTTGAGTCCGATATACAGCAACACGCGCGTCGAGTTATGCAAACCGGCAAAGCAATGACACTCTGTTATGACGGCAGCGACGAAGATGATCTGTCTTTTCAATTGGGCATTGGCTGTGGCGGAACCGTTTATATTCTGCTGCAACCGGTGACAGCGGAAAATAATTATCTGGAGCTATCAGCGCTTTATGAAGCCCTTTTGGCAAGACAATCCGGTACCTATCTTCAGAGGGTTTCAGAGAGTGATGGCGTTGTCGCGTCGTCTTTTAATCATGACCCTGTCATGGGAAACACCGTTACCCTGATTGAAAAAAAAGATGGCCAATGGCTAAGGACACCAATCAACCCGGATCCACATCTGCTGATTGTTGGTGGTGGTGTCGATGCCCGTCCCCTGGCGCGTCTGGCACATGAACTGGGCTGGATGGTGAGCCTCTGCGATCCACGCCCAGCCAATGCCAGGCGGGATTTTTTTCCAACCGTTGATCATATTGTTCGAGATTTCGAATTACTGGAGGAATTTGCCAACAGTCAGCGTGTTGATGCGGCAGTACTTATGGCGCACCATGTCACCATGGATGCAGAAGGATTAAAAAAACTGCAAACGGTAAATCTCAAATACCTCGCAATGCTTGGCCCACTTAGTCGCCAGGAAAAAGTTCTAAATGCAGCAGATCTAAACCTCGAAGACTTGCGTACCCCGATTGCTGGCCCGGCCGGATTGAATCTTGGGGGCGAGCTGCCGGAAAGTATTGCCCTGTCAATTTTGGCTGAGTGCCACGCGCGTCTTTTTAATCGCGATGCTCACTCGCTGAGCGGAGTTTTGACACAGTGA
- a CDS encoding nucleotidyltransferase family protein, protein MAAGQAERFGSCKSLALLNGKPFLQHVIDAVTPIANNQIFAVTGRYHEEIKKQFPKLSLIENKQWQQGLGSSISRGAKALSDEYENLLIVLADQVAIKTDDIKALMESHQPNQITCAFYSEKCGVPAIFSKSYFSQLLELNSDQGAKALLSNSENNVVTISMKRAALDIDTLDQLQRYLSSN, encoded by the coding sequence ATGGCTGCCGGGCAAGCAGAGCGCTTTGGCAGCTGTAAATCACTGGCACTATTGAACGGCAAACCGTTCTTGCAACATGTGATAGATGCAGTAACTCCAATTGCCAATAATCAGATCTTTGCCGTCACCGGTCGTTACCATGAGGAAATTAAAAAGCAATTTCCGAAATTATCGCTGATAGAAAATAAACAGTGGCAGCAGGGGCTTGGCAGTTCCATTTCCCGCGGTGCGAAGGCTTTAAGTGATGAATATGAAAACCTGTTAATAGTGCTGGCCGATCAGGTGGCGATAAAAACCGATGATATAAAAGCCTTGATGGAAAGCCACCAGCCTAATCAAATTACTTGCGCGTTTTATTCTGAAAAGTGTGGTGTGCCGGCAATTTTCTCTAAGTCATACTTTTCCCAGCTGTTAGAGCTGAATAGTGATCAAGGGGCTAAAGCACTGTTGAGTAACAGCGAAAATAATGTGGTCACTATTTCCATGAAAAGGGCTGCACTAGATATCGACACCCTCGATCAACTACAGCGATATTTATCCAGCAACTGA
- a CDS encoding efflux RND transporter periplasmic adaptor subunit, with amino-acid sequence MTQPPLHVKALLFLLIWPVLPGEVFANEGVPVVVTSPKLQPIYRQVQVTGSVTSPQVSELSPSLDGLIEAWHADEGDRVKKGQLLLSLDDELATIELQSDRAQVVQAEATLADAKRRLREAESVRQKGGIAESLIETIRTEVIQQEALLNQRRADAEHQQAVVNRHQVKAPYSGVISKRMAEQGEWVSPGHTVFELVATENLRLDFAVAEDFLAELSTGLPVQFSLNAMPGKSYSGEVSAIVPITTPGDRTFLVRVVPQVSLMELKPGMSASATLNLPSGQQGLVVPRDAILRYPDGRTVVWVVHSNSSDMVAREKRVQIGQSFDGRVEIRSGLQLTDQIVVRGNESLQEGQQVRIIQAGTE; translated from the coding sequence ATGACACAACCACCTCTTCACGTAAAAGCCTTACTTTTTCTATTGATTTGGCCAGTGCTGCCAGGCGAAGTGTTTGCCAATGAGGGTGTTCCTGTGGTGGTTACATCGCCCAAGTTACAGCCGATCTATCGCCAGGTTCAGGTTACCGGATCAGTGACCTCCCCACAGGTTTCAGAGTTGTCGCCATCATTGGATGGCCTGATTGAGGCGTGGCACGCCGATGAAGGCGATAGAGTCAAAAAAGGCCAGCTGCTGCTGTCGCTGGATGATGAGCTGGCTACCATTGAGCTGCAAAGTGATCGCGCCCAAGTGGTTCAGGCAGAAGCAACACTGGCAGATGCAAAAAGGCGTTTACGTGAAGCAGAGTCAGTTCGCCAAAAAGGTGGCATTGCCGAATCACTGATTGAAACCATTCGCACCGAAGTGATTCAACAAGAAGCGCTGTTGAATCAGCGACGTGCCGACGCCGAGCATCAGCAGGCAGTGGTCAATCGTCATCAGGTAAAAGCGCCCTACAGCGGCGTAATCAGCAAACGCATGGCAGAGCAGGGTGAGTGGGTGTCGCCTGGGCACACCGTATTTGAACTGGTGGCCACGGAAAATCTTCGCCTTGATTTTGCGGTAGCTGAAGATTTTCTTGCTGAGTTAAGTACCGGCTTGCCTGTGCAATTTTCCCTCAATGCCATGCCAGGGAAATCTTACAGTGGAGAGGTGTCCGCCATTGTTCCCATTACCACGCCGGGAGATAGAACATTTTTGGTGCGAGTCGTTCCACAAGTGTCCCTGATGGAGTTGAAACCGGGAATGTCTGCTAGTGCCACTTTGAATTTGCCCTCAGGTCAGCAGGGTTTGGTGGTGCCCCGGGATGCGATTTTACGGTATCCCGATGGCCGGACCGTAGTGTGGGTGGTGCACAGCAACAGCAGTGATATGGTGGCCAGGGAAAAGAGAGTGCAAATCGGGCAGAGTTTTGATGGTCGGGTAGAAATCCGTAGTGGCTTACAACTTACCGATCAAATCGTAGTGCGCGGAAATGAAAGTTTGCAGGAAGGCCAGCAAGTTCGAATCATTCAAGCAGGCACCGAGTAA
- a CDS encoding efflux RND transporter permease subunit yields MFEQIVKRGILITVIVLIIAVLGIVASLRIPVQMIPDLDVRAISIRTSWPGATPQDVEKEILIEQEQYLRNLPNLSRIVASAESGRAEIELEFPFGTDITEMLIRVNNALSQVPDYPESVDEPTIYANSFSSNAFMFFSIIAQPGNPRELDMDLMLDFVEDNVKPLMSRVTGVSEVNIRSGSERQLQVLIDPARLAQRQLSLSDVREAIRARNRDRSGGDIESGKRQYMVRTIGRFESPQELSELILARRGDAVIRLQDVAEVRLDHFEKQNISLYNGTPQIFAMIRREAGSNVIDIKREMMAQVAEINRDVLAPAGMEMHLIADDVRYVQDSIRNVLQNLALGSLLAIAVMYLFLRSAKATAIGVMGIPLCIIVAFLGLLLCGRTINVISLAGIAFAIGMTLDNSIVVFESIELERRRGEDRLRAAIQGVAKVWPAVFASTMTTVLVFLPVSFIAQEAGQLYSDVAIGISSAILASMLVAITVLPTAAARISFQPNQSRQTDIGKQPGTHHWGERARTKTLNGVSWILASGKRRWNCIVAVTVFSAAVMAFLTPAAEYLPEGEEPKMFARLNAPPGYNLAAMEEIGLDIQRQMLPEVNADPERFHRGEAPVPALAYFNLSIGVTSLRIIAEPVDSADIEYLLDATTKIYQQYPGMRAFATRGSIITSNDGGTRSINLDISGSNLQDIYQVAQEAYRRAGTIFDNPRIQSSPSSLNIAQPMVEIRPDWQRAAELGLSSQDLGFTVASLTDGSYVDEFFLEDDKIDIYLYSSVGQNAELDTLSQLPIYTPAGAVLPLEALAKISEQMSTTTVRRVNGSRTVTLNIIPPRDIPLESGVETVRNQLVAQMRESGAIPAGINISISGAADQLDATREALTSNYVVALLVIYLLLVAIFNHWGYPLLIMTSIPLGIAGGLVGLWLLNAVGGLLPYLGMAAIVQPFDMISMLGFLILMGTVVNNPILIVHRAVSNVREEGMLAVAAVKEAVETRLRPIAMSTITTLFGLAPLVLIPGAGTELYRGVGAIVMFGILGAAVVTLTLLPALTVVVLQWGQRQKVR; encoded by the coding sequence ATGTTTGAGCAGATCGTCAAACGAGGTATTTTAATTACCGTTATCGTGTTGATTATCGCGGTGCTCGGCATTGTTGCCTCGCTGCGAATTCCGGTGCAGATGATTCCCGACCTTGATGTGCGCGCCATCAGTATTCGCACCAGTTGGCCCGGTGCTACACCTCAAGATGTAGAAAAAGAAATTCTGATAGAGCAGGAACAGTACCTTCGCAACCTGCCAAACCTGTCGCGGATAGTTGCCAGTGCCGAAAGTGGCCGCGCTGAAATTGAGCTGGAGTTTCCGTTCGGTACCGATATCACCGAAATGCTAATTAGGGTGAATAATGCCCTTAGCCAAGTCCCGGATTATCCAGAAAGCGTAGATGAGCCAACTATTTACGCCAACTCCTTTTCCAGTAACGCCTTTATGTTTTTCAGCATCATCGCCCAGCCCGGAAATCCGAGAGAGCTGGACATGGACCTGATGCTGGATTTTGTCGAAGATAATGTTAAACCGTTGATGTCTCGAGTCACGGGCGTGTCGGAAGTGAATATTCGCAGCGGCAGCGAACGACAGCTCCAGGTATTGATTGATCCCGCCAGATTGGCGCAGCGGCAGTTATCGCTCAGTGATGTGCGCGAAGCCATTCGCGCACGCAATCGCGATCGTTCAGGTGGTGATATCGAATCTGGAAAGCGTCAGTATATGGTTCGAACCATAGGCCGTTTTGAATCGCCGCAGGAGTTGAGTGAGCTGATTCTGGCACGACGTGGCGATGCAGTAATTCGGCTTCAGGATGTAGCTGAAGTTCGTCTCGATCACTTCGAAAAACAGAATATCTCGCTTTACAACGGGACCCCGCAAATATTTGCCATGATCCGCCGTGAGGCTGGCTCCAATGTAATTGATATCAAGCGCGAAATGATGGCGCAGGTTGCCGAAATAAATCGCGACGTGCTGGCTCCCGCTGGTATGGAAATGCACCTGATAGCTGACGATGTTCGCTATGTGCAGGACTCTATTCGCAATGTACTGCAAAACCTCGCGCTTGGAAGTTTGCTTGCCATCGCAGTGATGTACCTGTTTTTACGCTCCGCGAAAGCCACAGCTATCGGTGTGATGGGAATTCCGCTCTGTATTATCGTGGCATTTTTAGGGTTGTTGTTGTGTGGGCGAACCATCAATGTCATTTCTTTGGCGGGTATCGCCTTCGCTATCGGTATGACCCTCGATAACAGTATTGTGGTATTTGAAAGTATCGAGCTGGAGCGGCGTCGTGGTGAAGATCGGCTTCGCGCAGCAATTCAGGGCGTCGCCAAAGTTTGGCCGGCAGTATTTGCATCCACTATGACAACAGTGTTGGTTTTTCTGCCGGTCTCATTTATCGCTCAAGAGGCCGGACAACTGTATTCTGATGTGGCGATCGGTATTTCGTCGGCCATTCTGGCCTCCATGCTGGTGGCCATTACCGTATTGCCAACAGCGGCCGCGCGCATTTCGTTTCAGCCAAACCAATCAAGGCAGACAGACATTGGCAAGCAGCCGGGCACTCATCACTGGGGTGAGCGCGCCAGAACGAAAACCTTGAATGGGGTGAGCTGGATTCTGGCCAGTGGCAAGCGACGTTGGAACTGCATTGTTGCGGTAACCGTTTTCAGCGCTGCAGTGATGGCGTTTTTAACCCCGGCAGCGGAATACCTGCCTGAGGGTGAAGAGCCAAAAATGTTTGCGCGCCTGAATGCGCCCCCAGGTTACAACCTGGCTGCAATGGAAGAAATTGGGCTGGATATTCAACGCCAGATGTTGCCCGAAGTGAATGCAGATCCGGAGAGGTTTCATCGTGGTGAGGCACCAGTGCCAGCGCTAGCCTATTTTAATTTAAGTATCGGTGTCACCTCTCTTCGAATTATTGCCGAACCGGTCGACTCTGCGGATATTGAATATCTGTTGGATGCCACCACCAAAATTTATCAGCAGTATCCAGGGATGAGGGCGTTTGCTACACGCGGTTCAATCATTACCAGTAATGATGGGGGTACGCGCAGTATTAACCTGGATATTTCTGGATCCAACTTGCAGGATATTTATCAGGTAGCCCAAGAGGCGTACCGCCGTGCCGGGACCATTTTTGATAATCCACGCATTCAGAGTTCTCCGTCTTCTTTGAATATTGCCCAACCTATGGTGGAAATTCGTCCCGACTGGCAGCGAGCGGCAGAGTTGGGTTTAAGTAGTCAGGATCTGGGTTTTACCGTCGCATCACTCACCGATGGGAGTTACGTCGATGAATTCTTTTTGGAAGACGACAAAATTGATATCTATCTGTATAGCAGTGTCGGCCAGAATGCCGAACTGGATACGCTGTCGCAGTTGCCAATTTATACGCCTGCTGGTGCGGTGCTGCCGTTGGAAGCACTGGCAAAAATCAGTGAACAGATGAGCACCACAACGGTGCGGCGAGTAAATGGTAGCCGTACCGTTACTTTAAACATCATTCCCCCACGGGATATACCGTTGGAAAGTGGTGTAGAGACAGTCCGCAATCAACTGGTTGCGCAAATGCGCGAAAGCGGGGCAATTCCTGCGGGGATAAATATCAGTATTTCCGGCGCCGCCGACCAGCTTGATGCTACCCGGGAGGCACTGACCAGTAACTACGTAGTTGCCCTGTTGGTGATCTATCTGTTGCTGGTGGCCATTTTTAATCACTGGGGTTATCCGCTGTTAATTATGACCTCGATTCCGTTGGGTATTGCCGGTGGTCTGGTGGGACTCTGGCTTCTTAACGCGGTGGGCGGCTTGTTGCCTTACCTCGGAATGGCGGCGATTGTTCAGCCGTTCGATATGATATCCATGCTCGGCTTTTTGATACTGATGGGTACGGTGGTCAATAACCCGATTCTGATTGTCCATCGCGCGGTCAGTAATGTGCGGGAAGAGGGAATGCTTGCCGTGGCAGCTGTAAAAGAAGCTGTTGAGACTCGCCTGCGCCCCATTGCCATGTCTACCATTACTACTCTGTTTGGCTTGGCGCCGCTGGTATTAATTCCAGGTGCTGGTACCGAGCTTTATCGTGGCGTGGGTGCAATTGTGATGTTTGGTATTCTCGGTGCGGCTGTGGTTACCCTGACATTGTTGCCGGCGTTGACGGTGGTGGTATTGCAGTGGGGGCAGCGACAAAAAGTTCGATAA
- a CDS encoding GNAT family N-acetyltransferase, translated as MNIRQGNIRDAARIAELITALAKKHIAPEFSVEGKKHLLESFTESAVKKRFSDSYRYLVAEESGELAGIIAMRDNSHIHHLFVADKYQGQGLSRKLWELAKQECQDNGNPGKFTVNASNNAVVVYEAFGFKRSAPLQDTNGVLCNPMTLELKK; from the coding sequence ATGAATATTCGACAAGGCAACATAAGAGACGCCGCTCGCATAGCTGAGTTAATTACTGCTTTGGCTAAAAAACATATCGCCCCCGAATTCAGTGTAGAAGGAAAGAAACACCTCCTTGAGTCATTTACAGAAAGCGCAGTTAAAAAGCGTTTTTCCGATAGCTATCGATATCTTGTTGCGGAAGAGTCTGGTGAGTTGGCAGGCATAATTGCCATGCGAGATAACAGCCATATTCACCACCTGTTTGTGGCTGACAAATATCAGGGACAGGGTTTATCACGCAAGCTTTGGGAGCTGGCAAAACAGGAATGTCAGGATAATGGAAACCCGGGCAAGTTTACCGTTAATGCTTCTAATAATGCAGTTGTGGTTTATGAAGCATTTGGCTTTAAGCGTTCTGCACCTCTGCAAGATACAAACGGGGTACTTTGCAATCCGATGACATTAGAGCTTAAGAAATAG
- a CDS encoding LysR family transcriptional regulator has translation MPLTTQKLANRLTFRQLQVFKSVYQCQSYSKAGDQLGLTQPAVSSQIRQLEQSLDQVLFEYVGRRLFCTAAAERLAKSIDNIYSELSELHSDLAALKGQVAGELRLVAVNTAQYVVPYLLKAFLEQYPQIRVSIKVVNRATALQRLHDNSDDLVIMGIVPSDKPLTSLPFLDNELVAVAPPEHPILQQKKISAQQFLDSGLLLRESGSGSRLALELHCQQQRLRIQPSMELGSNDAVKHAAIAGLGVAVLPKLSILPELALGKLKIVEIDGFPLRRSWCVVYPQAKHLTSAMKAFLGYVQENIKTFESIFLQRSNE, from the coding sequence GTGCCCCTGACCACCCAAAAACTCGCCAATCGCCTGACTTTCAGGCAGCTTCAGGTGTTCAAGTCCGTATACCAGTGCCAGAGTTACAGCAAGGCTGGTGACCAGCTGGGACTGACCCAACCAGCGGTTAGTAGCCAGATTCGCCAACTGGAACAGTCGCTGGATCAGGTTCTTTTTGAGTACGTGGGCAGAAGGCTGTTTTGCACAGCAGCCGCTGAGCGACTGGCAAAGAGTATCGACAACATCTACAGCGAGCTGTCTGAACTGCACAGTGACCTTGCCGCATTGAAGGGACAGGTGGCCGGCGAATTGAGATTGGTGGCGGTAAATACCGCCCAGTATGTGGTGCCCTATCTACTGAAGGCCTTTCTCGAACAGTACCCACAGATTCGGGTAAGCATCAAAGTAGTTAACCGCGCAACTGCATTGCAGCGATTACACGACAACAGTGATGACCTGGTGATTATGGGTATTGTTCCCAGCGATAAACCGCTCACCTCGCTGCCCTTTCTCGACAACGAGTTGGTTGCGGTTGCACCGCCAGAACACCCAATTCTTCAGCAGAAAAAAATCAGCGCGCAGCAGTTTTTGGACAGCGGCTTGCTGTTGAGGGAATCAGGTTCCGGAAGTCGTCTGGCGCTGGAGTTACACTGCCAGCAACAACGCCTGAGAATTCAACCCAGCATGGAACTTGGCTCCAACGATGCCGTAAAACACGCCGCCATAGCTGGCCTTGGCGTTGCGGTACTACCCAAATTGAGCATTCTTCCCGAGCTGGCACTGGGAAAATTAAAAATCGTCGAGATAGATGGCTTTCCGCTACGGCGAAGCTGGTGTGTGGTTTATCCACAAGCCAAACACCTCACTTCGGCGATGAAAGCATTTTTGGGTTATGTTCAGGAGAATATCAAGACGTTTGAGAGTATATTCTTGCAAAGAAGCAACGAATAG